The genomic stretch CTCCATTAACTTAATGAACAATCATGAAACTTGATAATAATAAAACGCAAAAGTCTAAAGTCTGATgataagaagaagaagttttttacccatttaattGATGTAGAAATGATTAAAAAGATTAACTTTCACTCTCTAAGATGGTTTAGCTTGAAAGTAACTACTTTCCCAAGTCTTAAAaaatcatatcatatcatataCAGGCTTTGCTTTCAACCTCATTTACATGACAAGCTGCAACCAGGCCACTGGTCGGCCACTGCAGATCAATATTTCCAGGAGATTTTCGCAGTTCACTTACAATTCTCTCAAAATTTCGTATATATAAAATACTTGTTTCAAAATTGAAATCCTACGTACCATTAGTTTCTTCTGATTCATATCCTTCACATCAGCAGATTAAACCTACGTAGTAAAATTGCAATAAACTTATCCTGCTGCAGGAATTGTAAAATACGTAAAAAAAAAGCGAGCTAAATATATCGGTGCATCATGTGCTAATGCTTTCTAGATGCAGATAAAGCGGTTTACTTAGGAGAAATCATACTATAAACAAGTGGATCGTTGAATTGAACTCAGTAATACAAATTCTCTATTCAAAATGCATTATCGAGATCTAGTTAACGAAGATTGGAGCCAGAGTAGTCATATTTGAAGATACATTGTGATACATTAGTTATTTTACGATATCATTTTGAAAGGTtcattgttaaattaattaagaGAAGCTATGAAACACGAATCTGTCTCTCAATGTTCAGCAGCGACATGCTTACGTTAGTTAGGATGTCGAACTCGAAACATATCATAAGTGAAGAGGGATTGTCTTATCCTCATGCTTCACTTTTCTGTACTTTTACTTCGTCAGCACTCTCCACAACACAGTATACTAATTACAAGAAACTTTAATAAACAATAATGATAGCACTTTTCTAAATCAGTTACGGATAAAAAGGGTCTCACACCGTGTACTTTTTGATAATTTATTAccaatgaaaacaccaattaTGTAATCAAGCAATCCACTCAACACTAATAATACTTCTCTGATCGATAGCAAGCAACAAAATACCTTCAACAATCGACAGTGTTTGCACATTTCTAGAGCTAGAAGCTCAGTGATCTGTAACCTTAGTTTCTTCGAACTCTATCAGTACTTATTAGTTATCCTAGCAGCACGAACGAATTCCTAATAACAAATCAAATGTTTCATCACACAAATGTCAAACACGACGGCTACAAATTGACAAGAAAAGTTAATCGTTTAAATCAAAATGCCCTTCGTTTAAATAACTACGGAGATGCTGGAATGTGCATAGGAACAAAGTCAGGTTATCTATCTTGGTTTGTTATGAACTTGAGATGGCAATACTCTATTTTAACATTTGGAAGCTCGTGAATGAGTAGACGATGACAGATTCAGACTTATCATGTTATATTGTAACTATTTGTAAAATATATGTTAttgaagaaacaattttttaacaaacatgTTAAACGAAGATGCAACAATTAAAAATACAACTTGGCTACTTGCAGATAATGCATGGAAAGAGACGTTGATCAATTTCAGTAGTTAGCATGTTGTGCACCAAGATTGGCGCACAATCAAGTTTGACCAACAGTTgctgaaaaatagaaaaatttctGAAAATTCTTTCGAGCATTTGCAAGACTGAGGCCTACACTAAATTCCATACAACGAATATACAAAAGCATTGTCATCAGATTTGCAATGTAGTGTGCCTCTTGCTTGTTGATTATTCCCAACACCAGACTCCCTGCAGTCTGCAGTCTCCAGCATAACCTTAGCGTTATCACGGAGGCTGTGGATGAACAGGTAACATAGCACACCTACAGATCCTACCGCCTACAAAAGCATCAACCGCATATTCCCTCGTTTGGTACACATGATTGGATTAGAATGGATACGATAGGAGGATGattaatcaagaaaaaaaagttatccattccaataCTCCCTAAAATGGGAGGATTGGATGGGAGAAATTTTCTTCATGTCTAATCCTctcacaatgaaaaatcactTTCATCTTACCTTCCATATGCCTTGAATTTCGAGAGTCCCTTCCAATCCAATCATTTTTACCAAACGAGCCCTATCTAGGTCCATTTCTTAGATGATTAACGAAAACACCTATAATAAATTCTTCTAGCTGCCTAGGGTGGGATCCAACTAATTTCAGAAAATACAAGCACAAAACTAGCAGAGCAAGCATGCATTCAGATGATTATTGAAGTTGAATGCTGTTAAATCCCACATCAGCGGGTTCAAAGAAACCCAATGGGTTTAAATAGGATTAccctactctaactaatactgAGGTCTTTTGTAGTAAAATCTCACATCTGATGGATTGGCAGGTGGTTAAGTTGGGGACAGTATTGGTGTCGTTAGAGTAGGGCGGGCCCGGcgatccaaaaatccaacaaatGCAATAAATTACCAACCACTCAATAAGCTCAAAAGAGACTGGCTTTACTTGTGATTATATGTCTTACATTTATTAATATACACTTAAATGGGTGGCTGCTGGGGTGCTCACGAATATAGCACTCGTTTGGTGTctaggattggattggaatgAATAATCCACTATATTCCAAGGTATTTGAagcaagaaatgaaaaaaaatgggtCCAACTTGACGGATTACACGCATTAGAGAGGAaacttatccattccaatccctCACAGAATGGTAGGATTAAAGGGGATAGGTTTCCATAATGTCTAATCGACTTCAAATCCCCTCAAAAGAATCATCTACCTTTACCTTCAATACACTTCGAATATACTgagttatccaatccaatccaattctAAAGACCAAACAAGACCCCTGATGTGTTATTACAAAAGACATGAAACTAGCATACATTCCAACTGAAAGTCCTACATTAACAGTGTGAGAAGAAACAGTCCTAAAACAATGTTCCGTTCTCCCACGATGCATTCAATGTACTTGTAAAACTCAAACAACCCGAATGAAACGAGCATACATTTTGAGCAGCAACCGCAATCACTCTATACAACACCAGAAAATTCAAGGTAGCAAATGAAACAAGACGATGATTTACAACAAAACATATCATCAACAATGACAACCCACAACTTTCAGAATGTTCTATAACCGACACCATAATGTCGGAAATCGGAATTCAGGGATGCCCGCGTTTGGTTTCTAATTTAAACGGGataaccaaaagaaaacaaaaataaaacaatgcaCCAGCCGGGAATCGAACCCGGGTCTGTACCGTGGCAGGGTACTATTCTACCACTAGACCACTGGTGCTTGTTGAAAGCAATCTCTTAGGTTTCCAATAAGACCAAATATTGTTATTTAGCTTTAGGTGAATAATAgctcgatgattatttcattttctcttcttcaatTAAGGTGATAAAttcaataacaaaaataaaggtgAATGTAAACAATTTATCTCACCAATTAAGGTCAATACCACTTGTTCAAATTTCTCGCCATTCATCTTAAAATCACAAAATGTCGATTGACTTAATACtagtgttgaaaatattttttaaccACAAATACATTACTCCTTTAAATAAAATcacgttgaatttttttttaccaatgtCGTTCTAAACATATGTGCAAGGACCAGTTTGTATTTAAAACTCGCTAAGGGTTATGCTAATACACTTAGGGGCATGTTGGATACATGTGCCTAACTCAATATCTAATAGTAGCATAGGTGATTTGGTTAGTAAGACCGTCATTGCTTAAAGGTGAGTCTTTCTTAGTatacttcttttttcttttttctttctatgtTCCTTTTCTTTGTGTTTATTCAAGTGGTATCTAATCTAATTGAAACTATACCAAATAAGAATCGAACTAGCTAGGCTGTAAAGGAAAGCACATTTAACTACACATTTTTCTTTAAGCAACAAAAATTAGAGATAGGAAGAGAGAGCATTTGACCGAAATTGAGAATGAATTCGAAATGAACTTAGCCCTCATGCAAATGTGATTAGAGTATGATCGATACTCATCCTTTTGACATGACTCTAACATCTAAATTTGATTCTCCTTCCTCAAATCCAAACTTAAAAATCTCTCATTTCCCAGCCATTGAACGATGATTTGAGTTTCCGGAACGCTAAatcctaaaacctaaaccctaaacattTAGTGTTCTTAGTCATATAGACAAAGGGCAGGATGAGGGTGATCATTACTTCATGGGGACACAAATTTATCATGGAAGTGAATGTCAAGGAACCAGTTGTTGAAATCAAAAGGAAGATAGAACAAGTGTTGGGTGTCCCTTTGGCTTCCCAAACCCTTGCAGTGTGTGGCTGGGAGTTAATAGATGGATTAGACATGGAAGATTACCCAATTGTCACTGAAGGTACTACCATTGACATCACCATCAAATGGACTGGATTCGGAACTCCTTTGAATTTATACCATAATTCTAGTGGTAAAATTCAAATTACCATCAAGTTTTCAGCAAGGCAGCTTCCCATGGAGGTTGATGCATCCGAAACAGTCCGTAGCCTTAAAGAAAAAATACATATCATGGACGGTACCCCGATCAAGAGGATGTCGCTCTTCTTCTGTGGAATTGAGTTAGACGAAGATTTTCGCAATCTAAGTGAGTACGGGATACATTCATTTTCGGAGATTGTTGTGTTCCTCAAGGCTATGAGTCGTCTTAGAGATGAGCCGACGGCAAGAAGGTTGAGTGTAGTGGTACAAACATCGTCAAGTTTACTCAACGCGGCAACGATTCCATTGGAAGTGAAGGATTTGAGCACGGTTAATGAGTTGAGGCAATTGCTTTTGAGCAGGAAAATTCTGCCAATGGATGATTACTTGTTTGTACACAAGCAGAGGATCATGCGTGACAATTGCAGCCTCAAGTGGCATGGTGTTGGTGATGGAGATTTCCTATATGTGTTTAAAGGGACCATTTGTCACAgcgaatgctgaaatgcaaaaaCATATAGTTTTAGGCCGCGTTTGGTATTGCTTGTTTTCACTGAAAATTGATTCACTTTAAAACAGTCACACAGAAAACATAACAAGAGGGGTTCGTTATATGGTAATTTACTAGAAGTTGAACTCAAATCTGTTAGCTTGTCTTATACATAAATTAGGGGGAAAATGAATAAGTGATTTTGtattaataaaagaaagaatACAAACAAGTCCTAATGTGTGTTGGAGcacaaaaaaaggagaaaaaacatATCAAAGAGAGCTCAAATTAATCATCTACCAACTCTAATGATATCTGATCCAGACAAAGATGATGTAGAAGATAAAGAATTTTTCATGTCTTCAAATGTAGGGTGTCCCTGCCCTCCCATGTTCCACCGATAAGTCGACCACATCGGAGTTGTTCTAATCTTGTGCAGCAAATTTACATGCATTCCTTCCCCTTGAGACAGATCGCCATCAATGCCATCATTGTCACTTGCTCCTTCAAGCACCTTCATAACTTGCCTCATTGTTGGCCTCCCATGAGCTTCAGGATATGCACACAACAATCCCAAATGAAGTAACCTCTCGACGTCCTCCACGCTGTATCCACCCTTTTCCTTGAGCCGATCATCAAGCGCTACGTTCAACCTTCCCTTCTCCATTAGCCTCCAACACCAATCAACCAACCCCAGCTTCCCATCCTCTATCGGTCTCCGCCCACACACCACCTCTAGTACCAATATCCCAAAACCAAACACATCAACCTCAGCTGAGGCTCTTCCAGTTCGAACCACTTCGGGCGCCATGTACCCTGCCGTCCCAACCACTTGTGTTGTGCCCGTCATTTCCCCGTGTAGGTGCATTCGGGCCAATCCGAAATCTCCTAACCTAGCATTCATATCCTTATCAAGTAGCACATTGCTTGATTTGATATCTCTATGCAAAACCTTAGCTTCCCAACCCTCGTGCAAATACAAAATCCCACTAGCAACATCTTTCAACACCTTAATTCTCTCTTCCCAACTCAACAAGTTTCTCTCATTGCACTCAAATATCCTCTTATCCAAACTACCATTTTCCATGTAATCATAAACCAAGATTAGACTGGCCTTTTCTCTCTTGCACCAACCTCTCAATCCTACCAAATTCCTATGCTTCAGTCTTCCCAAGCTCGAAACCTCGGCCACGAACTCTTTCAAGCCACGTTCACTTTCAAGCGGAATTCTTTTCACTGCTACTTCTGCTCCTCCTAGTACCCCTTTATAAACCTTCCCATGCCCTCCAATCCCAATCACTTTCTCCTCCGAAAATCCCTCTGTCGCGGTATGTATCTCTTTGTAATCAATCCGGTGAGGCCAGTACTCCAATTCCCAATCTTCAACTTTCTGTACATCCTCCTCTCCTTTCATTCGCtttctcctcttccttctcacCAAAATCAAACACACCAAAACCACACACCAAGCAACCAAAAACCCGCCAACACTAACTCCCACAACAAACCCTTTTACTCCGAAAACAGACTTGTTCTCTGACACCACGAAGGAAGGCAAATTCTGAGTGACCAAATCGTTGCCGATGGAGAAATTAGAATTGCTAAAGCTCCAAGCCAATATCCTATGGCTCTCGACCAATGCTCCAGTTGCCGCGCAAAACCCCACATACATTTCATCCAAAAGCACCCGGGACAGATCCACCACCTCACTTATCAGCGGCCTCCGCGGCTTTGCCACGCCGGCACGAGCCATGGTCACGTTAATTCTCGAGCCCATAAAATCAATCCACACTTGATAGTTAATTCCATTGTTGAGCTTCAACTCGTTGAAATCTTGATCAAGTCTGCCACTCCAATACCCTGCGGTGCTCGAAGCATTAGACGTAAGGGAGTTGATGTCCAAACCAACATGGTTGTCATCAGGATCCTGGAACTCTTGGTTTTCGAAGACATCAAACTCGACACCGAAGATGTTGTTGTTGGGGTCGCCGTTGTTGGAGAAGTTTAAAAAACCCAAGTTCTGCGCGGAGCTTGCACCGCTTAAGCCAGAGAACGGTGAGAAGAGGAAGACAAAACCGTGGCCGGGAAGGAGGTTTTTGACGGGAGCAAgggagaaaataaaagaggTGGAGAAAGGAAGTGCTTCTGAAGAGTTGGCGTATTTGGTGGGGATTTTGTGAGAGTAGAAAGCGCGTCCCAGTGAGAAGGTGGTGGAGTCATTGGTGAGGCTGAGGATGGAGGATTGGATGGTGGCGCTGCCGTAGAGGCTGAGGTTGCTGCTGGAGTTGAAGTTGGTGTTGAAGACGAACTCAGTAGTGGCGCCGCCGAAAGTTGGGAATGTTGTGATCAGAAAAATGGTCCAAGTGGTAATCAGGAAGACAGAGATGATCGTCGGGGCAGGAGACATTAGAGAAGGACAATGATTGATTtttggagaagaagaacaatTATATCGGATTCAATAATTCTAGTGGACTTTAgacgaacaaaaaaaaaaaacatgagaaGGAAGAAGCTAGCTTCTTCGAAACATGTTTTTTCGTCTGTTTGAAAGTCGTCGTGGTTATGGCCCCCGTTTTAAGTCTTGTGTAGGTTATTTGACTTCACACTTCTTAATCATATGAGAAAATTGAACGAGTGTTTCCCCCTTATCCTAGATCCTAAGGTCTCAAGAAATTGGAATCATCTCCTATTCGATCTTAATCCAATGGTGCAAAAGAAAGTAAAACAACAAAAGTTGAATGAATATTTATTCTCCTCCGCTGCTAGATAAGATCTAAGAGAATAAAATTGCTCGAAAGATATTAACGCACTACTTTTGTTCAACGATGTCAACGTTAAAAATTTATTACAATTTTAATTTGTTCGGCTATGTTAATGAttagagaaattaaattaaagaggAAATGAATTAAAAAGTTGAATTAGGTTTGTGTCAAAATGGGACTTCTAAacaaggacaagg from Pyrus communis chromosome 7, drPyrComm1.1, whole genome shotgun sequence encodes the following:
- the LOC137740718 gene encoding polyubiquitin-like — protein: MRVIITSWGHKFIMEVNVKEPVVEIKRKIEQVLGVPLASQTLAVCGWELIDGLDMEDYPIVTEGTTIDITIKWTGFGTPLNLYHNSSGKIQITIKFSARQLPMEVDASETVRSLKEKIHIMDGTPIKRMSLFFCGIELDEDFRNLSEYGIHSFSEIVVFLKAMSRLRDEPTARRLSVVVQTSSSLLNAATIPLEVKDLSTVNELRQLLLSRKILPMDDYLFVHKQRIMRDNCSLKWHGVGDGDFLYVFKGTICHSEC
- the LOC137740268 gene encoding probable L-type lectin-domain containing receptor kinase VII.2, whose protein sequence is MSPAPTIISVFLITTWTIFLITTFPTFGGATTEFVFNTNFNSSSNLSLYGSATIQSSILSLTNDSTTFSLGRAFYSHKIPTKYANSSEALPFSTSFIFSLAPVKNLLPGHGFVFLFSPFSGLSGASSAQNLGFLNFSNNGDPNNNIFGVEFDVFENQEFQDPDDNHVGLDINSLTSNASSTAGYWSGRLDQDFNELKLNNGINYQVWIDFMGSRINVTMARAGVAKPRRPLISEVVDLSRVLLDEMYVGFCAATGALVESHRILAWSFSNSNFSIGNDLVTQNLPSFVVSENKSVFGVKGFVVGVSVGGFLVAWCVVLVCLILVRRKRRKRMKGEEDVQKVEDWELEYWPHRIDYKEIHTATEGFSEEKVIGIGGHGKVYKGVLGGAEVAVKRIPLESERGLKEFVAEVSSLGRLKHRNLVGLRGWCKREKASLILVYDYMENGSLDKRIFECNERNLLSWEERIKVLKDVASGILYLHEGWEAKVLHRDIKSSNVLLDKDMNARLGDFGLARMHLHGEMTGTTQVVGTAGYMAPEVVRTGRASAEVDVFGFGILVLEVVCGRRPIEDGKLGLVDWCWRLMEKGRLNVALDDRLKEKGGYSVEDVERLLHLGLLCAYPEAHGRPTMRQVMKVLEGASDNDGIDGDLSQGEGMHVNLLHKIRTTPMWSTYRWNMGGQGHPTFEDMKNSLSSTSSLSGSDIIRVGR